Proteins encoded by one window of Melospiza melodia melodia isolate bMelMel2 chromosome 9, bMelMel2.pri, whole genome shotgun sequence:
- the PDE6C gene encoding cone cGMP-specific 3',5'-cyclic phosphodiesterase subunit alpha' isoform X2: MGEVNKDAVEKYLENNPQFAKEYFDRKMRPEVVGSIFNVNPGDVKEGVSFKEMSRLEESNIIFELVSELQDEACVMEKMVHKVLQRLAQLLAADRCSLFICRSRNGTPEVASRILDITPTSSYEQNLVKPENETVFPLDIGIVGWVAHTKKFFNIPDVTKNNHFSDFMDKKTGYKTVNMLATAITQGKEVLAVVMALNKLNAPEFSKEDEEVFKKYLNFMSLMIRNNHTSYLHNIESRKSQMLLWSANKVFEELTDIERQFHKALYTIRMYLNCERYSVGLLDMTKEKEFYDEWPIRLGEAEPYKGPKTPDGREVNFYKIIDYLLHGQEEIKVIPSPPADHWCLVSGLPTYVAENGLICNMMNAPADEYFTFQKGPVDESGWVIKNVLSLPIVNKKEEIVGVATFYNRKDGKPFDEYDEQITETLTQFLGWSVLNTDTYDKMNKLENRKDIAQEMLMYQTKATPAEVESILKYKEKLNAKSLDECDQKDLIRILKEELPDPKDLELYEFRFSDFPVTEHGLITCGIRLFFEINVVEKFKVPAEVLTRWMYTVRKGYRDITYHNWRHGFNVGQTMFTLLMTGKIKKYYTDLEAFAMVAAAFCHDIDHRGTNNLYQMKSAAPLAKLHGSSILERHHLEYSKTLLQDESLNIFQNLNKRQYETVLHLFEVAIIATDLALYFKKRTMFQKIVDAIEKMESEEQAIKYISIDPTKKEVIMAMMMTGCDLSAITKPWEVQSKVALMVANEFWEQGDLERTVLQQQPIPMMDRNKGDELPKLQVGFIDFVCTFVYKEFSRFHKEITPMFDGLQNNRVEWKTRADEYEEKMKAIEEQKKKEEEAAAQKESAAGGGGGGEEGKSKTCVVL; the protein is encoded by the exons ATGGGTGAGGTAAATAAAGATGCCGTTGAAAAATACTTGGAGAACAAtccccagtttgccaaggagtaTTTCGACCGAAAAATGAGACCTGAAGTGGTGGGAAGCATCTTTAACGTGAACCCTggagatgtgaaggaaggagtCAGCTTCAAAGAAATGTCCCGTCTGGAGGAGAGTAACATAATTTTTGAGTTGGTATCAGAACTTCAGGATGAGGCATGTGTTATGGAAAAGATGGTGCACAAGGTCCTgcagaggctggcacagctgctggcagctgaTCGGTGTAGTCTGTTCATTTGTCGCTCCCGAAATGGTACTCCAGAGGTAGCCTCCAGGATTCTTGATATCACTCCAACTTCCAGCTATGAGCAGAATTTGGTGAAACCAGAAAATGAGACTGTTTTTCCTCTGGACATTGGGATAGTGGGATGGGTTGCTCATACCAAGAAGTTTTTTAATATACCTGATGTGACAAAG aACAACCATTTTTCTGACTTCATGGACAAAAAAACTGGTTATAAAACAGTCAATATGTTGGCAACGGCAATTACACAGGGTAAAGAGGTGCTTGCTGTTGTGATGGCACTCAACAAATTAAATGCCCCTGAGTTCTCAAAAGAGGATGAAGAG GTATTTAAAAAATACCTCAACTTTATGTCTTTGATGATAAGAAATAATCATACGTCGTATCTCCACAATATCGAATCACGAAAAAGCCAG ATGCTTTTGTGGTCTGCCAACAAAGTATTTGAAGAGCTAACAGATATAGAACGACAGTTTCATAAAGCACTGTACACTATTCGAATGTATTTGAATTGTGAAAGATACTCTGTTGGTCTGCTGGACATGACTAAGGAGAAG GAGTTCTATGACGAGTGGCCAATccggctgggggaggcagagccttACAAAGGCCCCAAGACACCTGATGGACGA gaAGTCAACTTCTATAAGATTATTGACTATCTGTTACATGGACAAGAAGAAATCAAAGTCATTCC GTCACCTCCAGCAGATCACTGGTGTCTTGTCAGTGGATTGCCAACATATGTGGCTGAAAATGGTCTT ATTTGTAACATGATGAATGCACCAGCAGATGAATACTTCACATTTCAG AAAGGACCAGTGGATGAATCAGGATGGGTTATCAAGAATGTCTTGTCATTGCCTATTGtcaacaaaaaagaagaaattgtGGGAGTTGCAACATTTTACAACAGGAAAGATGGAAAACCTTTTGATGAGTATGATGAACAGATCACTGAA ACTCTCACACAGTTCCTGGGGTGGTCTGTTTTAAATACTGACACTTATGACAAAATGAACAAACTTGAGAACAGGAAAGACATTGCTCAGGAAATGCTTATGTACCAGACAAAGGCCACCCCTGCTGAAGTTGAATCTATCCTG aaatacaAGGAGAAATTGAATGCAAAAAGTTTAGATGAATGCGATCAAAAGGATCTCATCAGGATTTTG AAAGAAGAATTACCCGATCCAAAAGATTTAGAACTGTATGAATTCCGCTTCAGTGACTTCCCTGTTACAGAGCATGGCCTGATAACTTGTGGAATACGACTGTTCTTTGAGATAAATGTTGTTGAAAAATTCAAAGTCCCAGCTGAG GTCCTTACAAGATGGATGTACACGGTCAGGAAAGGTTATCGGGATATCACTTACCACAACTGGAGACATGGCTTCAATGTGGGACAAACAATGTTTACTCTGCTGATG acaggaaaaataaagaaatactaTACTGATTTAGAAGCCTTTGCCATGGTTGCTGCTGCTTTCTGCCATGACATTGATCACAGAGGGACCAATAACCTGTATCAAATGAA GTCAGCTGCTCCCCTGGCAAAACTTCATGGCTCTTCCATTTTGGAAAGGCATCACCTCGAGTACAGTAAAACCCTGCTGCAAGATGAG AGCTTAAACATCTTCCAGAACCTAAATAAGCGCCAGTATGAAACCGTTCTGCACTTATTTGAAGTTGCAATAATAGCAACTGACTTGGCTTTGTATTTCAA GAAAAGAACTATGTTTCAAAAGATTGTGGATGCAATTGAAAAAATGGAATCAGAAGAGCAGGCAATTAAGTATATATCTATTGACCCAACGAAAAAAGAAGTCATCAT GGCTATGATGATGACTGGATGTGACCTGTCTGCAATAACCAAGCCCTGGGAAGTGCAGAGTAAG GTTGCCCTCATGGTCGCAAATGAATTCTGGGAGCAAGGCGACCTGGAACGAACTGTGCTACAGCAACAACCTATT CCTATGATGGACAGAAACAAAGGAGATGAACTACCTAAGCTCCAAGTTGGTTTCATAGACTTTGTGTGTACATTCGTGTACAAG GAATTCTCAAGGTTTCACAAGGAAATTACACCTATGTTTGATGGTCTTCAAAACAACAGAGTTGAATGGAAAACACGAGCTGATGAATATGAAGAGAAGATGAAAGCTATTGaggaacaaaagaaaaaggaagaagaagcagCTGCCCAAAAAG AAAGTGCTGCTGGAGGTGGTGGAGGTGGTGAAGAAggaaaatccaaaacctgtgtAGTTTTGTAA
- the PDE6C gene encoding cone cGMP-specific 3',5'-cyclic phosphodiesterase subunit alpha' isoform X1: MGEVNKDAVEKYLENNPQFAKEYFDRKMRPEVVGSIFNVNPGDVKEGVSFKEMSRLEESNIIFELVSELQDEACVMEKMVHKVLQRLAQLLAADRCSLFICRSRNGTPEVASRILDITPTSSYEQNLVKPENETVFPLDIGIVGWVAHTKKFFNIPDVTKNNHFSDFMDKKTGYKTVNMLATAITQGKEVLAVVMALNKLNAPEFSKEDEEVFKKYLNFMSLMIRNNHTSYLHNIESRKSQMLLWSANKVFEELTDIERQFHKALYTIRMYLNCERYSVGLLDMTKEKEFYDEWPIRLGEAEPYKGPKTPDGREVNFYKIIDYLLHGQEEIKVIPSPPADHWCLVSGLPTYVAENGLICNMMNAPADEYFTFQKGPVDESGWVIKNVLSLPIVNKKEEIVGVATFYNRKDGKPFDEYDEQITETLTQFLGWSVLNTDTYDKMNKLENRKDIAQEMLMYQTKATPAEVESILKYKEKLNAKSLDECDQKDLIRILKEELPDPKDLELYEFRFSDFPVTEHGLITCGIRLFFEINVVEKFKVPAEVLTRWMYTVRKGYRDITYHNWRHGFNVGQTMFTLLMTGKIKKYYTDLEAFAMVAAAFCHDIDHRGTNNLYQMKSAAPLAKLHGSSILERHHLEYSKTLLQDESLNIFQNLNKRQYETVLHLFEVAIIATDLALYFKKRTMFQKIVDAIEKMESEEQAIKYISIDPTKKEVIMAMMMTGCDLSAITKPWEVQSKVALMVANEFWEQGDLERTVLQQQPIPMMDRNKGDELPKLQVGFIDFVCTFVYKEFSRFHKEITPMFDGLQNNRVEWKTRADEYEEKMKAIEEQKKKEEEAAAQKGENAAGGGGGGEEGKSKTCVVL, encoded by the exons ATGGGTGAGGTAAATAAAGATGCCGTTGAAAAATACTTGGAGAACAAtccccagtttgccaaggagtaTTTCGACCGAAAAATGAGACCTGAAGTGGTGGGAAGCATCTTTAACGTGAACCCTggagatgtgaaggaaggagtCAGCTTCAAAGAAATGTCCCGTCTGGAGGAGAGTAACATAATTTTTGAGTTGGTATCAGAACTTCAGGATGAGGCATGTGTTATGGAAAAGATGGTGCACAAGGTCCTgcagaggctggcacagctgctggcagctgaTCGGTGTAGTCTGTTCATTTGTCGCTCCCGAAATGGTACTCCAGAGGTAGCCTCCAGGATTCTTGATATCACTCCAACTTCCAGCTATGAGCAGAATTTGGTGAAACCAGAAAATGAGACTGTTTTTCCTCTGGACATTGGGATAGTGGGATGGGTTGCTCATACCAAGAAGTTTTTTAATATACCTGATGTGACAAAG aACAACCATTTTTCTGACTTCATGGACAAAAAAACTGGTTATAAAACAGTCAATATGTTGGCAACGGCAATTACACAGGGTAAAGAGGTGCTTGCTGTTGTGATGGCACTCAACAAATTAAATGCCCCTGAGTTCTCAAAAGAGGATGAAGAG GTATTTAAAAAATACCTCAACTTTATGTCTTTGATGATAAGAAATAATCATACGTCGTATCTCCACAATATCGAATCACGAAAAAGCCAG ATGCTTTTGTGGTCTGCCAACAAAGTATTTGAAGAGCTAACAGATATAGAACGACAGTTTCATAAAGCACTGTACACTATTCGAATGTATTTGAATTGTGAAAGATACTCTGTTGGTCTGCTGGACATGACTAAGGAGAAG GAGTTCTATGACGAGTGGCCAATccggctgggggaggcagagccttACAAAGGCCCCAAGACACCTGATGGACGA gaAGTCAACTTCTATAAGATTATTGACTATCTGTTACATGGACAAGAAGAAATCAAAGTCATTCC GTCACCTCCAGCAGATCACTGGTGTCTTGTCAGTGGATTGCCAACATATGTGGCTGAAAATGGTCTT ATTTGTAACATGATGAATGCACCAGCAGATGAATACTTCACATTTCAG AAAGGACCAGTGGATGAATCAGGATGGGTTATCAAGAATGTCTTGTCATTGCCTATTGtcaacaaaaaagaagaaattgtGGGAGTTGCAACATTTTACAACAGGAAAGATGGAAAACCTTTTGATGAGTATGATGAACAGATCACTGAA ACTCTCACACAGTTCCTGGGGTGGTCTGTTTTAAATACTGACACTTATGACAAAATGAACAAACTTGAGAACAGGAAAGACATTGCTCAGGAAATGCTTATGTACCAGACAAAGGCCACCCCTGCTGAAGTTGAATCTATCCTG aaatacaAGGAGAAATTGAATGCAAAAAGTTTAGATGAATGCGATCAAAAGGATCTCATCAGGATTTTG AAAGAAGAATTACCCGATCCAAAAGATTTAGAACTGTATGAATTCCGCTTCAGTGACTTCCCTGTTACAGAGCATGGCCTGATAACTTGTGGAATACGACTGTTCTTTGAGATAAATGTTGTTGAAAAATTCAAAGTCCCAGCTGAG GTCCTTACAAGATGGATGTACACGGTCAGGAAAGGTTATCGGGATATCACTTACCACAACTGGAGACATGGCTTCAATGTGGGACAAACAATGTTTACTCTGCTGATG acaggaaaaataaagaaatactaTACTGATTTAGAAGCCTTTGCCATGGTTGCTGCTGCTTTCTGCCATGACATTGATCACAGAGGGACCAATAACCTGTATCAAATGAA GTCAGCTGCTCCCCTGGCAAAACTTCATGGCTCTTCCATTTTGGAAAGGCATCACCTCGAGTACAGTAAAACCCTGCTGCAAGATGAG AGCTTAAACATCTTCCAGAACCTAAATAAGCGCCAGTATGAAACCGTTCTGCACTTATTTGAAGTTGCAATAATAGCAACTGACTTGGCTTTGTATTTCAA GAAAAGAACTATGTTTCAAAAGATTGTGGATGCAATTGAAAAAATGGAATCAGAAGAGCAGGCAATTAAGTATATATCTATTGACCCAACGAAAAAAGAAGTCATCAT GGCTATGATGATGACTGGATGTGACCTGTCTGCAATAACCAAGCCCTGGGAAGTGCAGAGTAAG GTTGCCCTCATGGTCGCAAATGAATTCTGGGAGCAAGGCGACCTGGAACGAACTGTGCTACAGCAACAACCTATT CCTATGATGGACAGAAACAAAGGAGATGAACTACCTAAGCTCCAAGTTGGTTTCATAGACTTTGTGTGTACATTCGTGTACAAG GAATTCTCAAGGTTTCACAAGGAAATTACACCTATGTTTGATGGTCTTCAAAACAACAGAGTTGAATGGAAAACACGAGCTGATGAATATGAAGAGAAGATGAAAGCTATTGaggaacaaaagaaaaaggaagaagaagcagCTGCCCAAAAAG gagaaaa TGCTGCTGGAGGTGGTGGAGGTGGTGAAGAAggaaaatccaaaacctgtgtAGTTTTGTAA